In Bogoriella caseilytica, the genomic window AACCCGATCCCCCGTGGAAGACCAGGTCGAAGGGCGAGTCCTTCCCGACCTCCTTGCCGACGATCTGCTGGATCTCACCGAGGATCTCCGGGCGCAGCTTGACGGCACCCGGCTTGTACACGCCGTGGACGTTGCCGAAGGTCAAGGCCGTGAGGTAGCGGCCCTTCTCGCCGGTGCCCAGGGCCTTGACGGTGGCCAGACCGTCCTCCGGGGTGGTGTAGAGCTTCTCGTTGATCTCCGCCTCGTGGCCGTCTTCCTCACCGCCGACCACGCCGATCTCGATCTCGAGCAGCGTGCGCGCCTTCTGGGAGAGCTCGAGGAGCTCCTCGGCGATGCTGAGGTTCTCCTCCAGCGGCACGGTGGAGCCGTCGAACATGTGGGACTGGAAGGTCGGGTTCTTGCCCGCCGCGACCTCCTCGGCTTCCAGCGCCAGCAACGGCTTGACCCAGGAGTCCAGCTTGTCGGAGGTGCAGTGGTCGGTGTGCAGCGCGATGGTGACGTCGTAGTTCTTTGCGACCTCGGTGATGTAGCGGGCCAGCGCCACGGAGCCGGTGACCCGGTCCTTCACGGTGGCACCCGAGGCGTACTCGGCTCCGCCGACTGAGACCTGCAGGATGCCGTCCGAGCCGGCCTCGGCGAAACCGCGCAGCGCCGCGGTGGCGGTCTGCGAGGAGGTGACGTTGATGGCGGGGAAGGCGAAGCGACCGGACTTGGCCGCATCAAGCATCTGGCCGTAGGTCTCCGGGGTGGCGATAGGCATCGCTGGATCTCCAAATCGATCGGGGGGACGTCTTACTGCACCGATCATCCCAGACTCCGGGGCGCGCGGCAGTCGCGTGCCCGCGCAGTGGGCACTGAGGCGGGAGGATCAGCCTCGGCCGGGCTCCGGTGTGCCCATCTCCTGAGGCGGCGGCGCAGTGGCGGAACGCGCACTCTCTTCGGCGGCCAGCTGCGCGGCCGTGGCCTCCAGGAGGGCGTCGCGCCGCTCGCGCCGGATCTTCTGCTCCTCCGGGTCGGGCACCGGCACGGCGGCGATGAGTCGCTGCGTGTAGGGATCCTTGGGGTTGTTCACGATGTCAGCTGAGGGGCCCTGCTCCACGATCTTGCCGTGCTGCATCACTGCCACGCGCGAGGACAGCTGCTCCACGACGGCGAGGTCGTGGGAGATGAAGAGGCAGGCGAAGCCCTGCTCGCGCTGCAGCTCCTGGAAGAGCTCGAGCACGCGCGCCTGCACGGAAACATCCAACGCCGAGGTCGGCTCGTCGGCCACCAGGAACTCGGGCTCCAGACTCAAGGCCCGGGCGATGCCCACCCGCTGTCGCTGGCCGCCGGAGAGTTCATGGGGGTAGCGGTTGCGCATGGAACGCGGCAGTTCCACCTGATCGAGGAGTTCCTCCACGCGCTGGGCCAGCTGACGTCCCTTGA contains:
- the fbaA gene encoding class II fructose-bisphosphate aldolase; this translates as MPIATPETYGQMLDAAKSGRFAFPAINVTSSQTATAALRGFAEAGSDGILQVSVGGAEYASGATVKDRVTGSVALARYITEVAKNYDVTIALHTDHCTSDKLDSWVKPLLALEAEEVAAGKNPTFQSHMFDGSTVPLEENLSIAEELLELSQKARTLLEIEIGVVGGEEDGHEAEINEKLYTTPEDGLATVKALGTGEKGRYLTALTFGNVHGVYKPGAVKLRPEILGEIQQIVGKEVGKDSPFDLVFHGGSGSTSEEVATAVDNGVIKMNIDTDTQYAFTRPVVDHMLKNYDGVLKIDGEVGNKKAYDPRAWGKSAEAGMAARIVEACEWLRSAGKKI